Proteins found in one Geomonas subterranea genomic segment:
- a CDS encoding NlpC/P60 family protein, translating into MHKAARLLIIYLLLLAPAATGCAAQRAGLSSVGFAIQVGAFSDVKNAERLTRKLQEQGIEAFYFKRENGIYAVRFGDFPRREEARKVAQKLVKEHTIGSYFIAPPQPDRTVLVRETVIEKTPAPSITKPAKPVPPGKKKEEPVKRDRGDMGNIAARTAERFVGIPYRWGGDTVVDGMDCSGFVRAVYNLCGINIPRTSREQYRVGDAVGREELKDGDLVFFGASADEINHVGIFVGNGRFVHAPRRGDDIKVSSMDDTYFQKRFVGAKRYF; encoded by the coding sequence ATGCACAAAGCAGCAAGACTGTTGATTATATATCTCCTTCTCCTCGCGCCCGCCGCCACCGGCTGCGCCGCGCAGCGCGCCGGGCTTTCCAGCGTGGGCTTCGCCATCCAGGTGGGCGCCTTCTCGGACGTGAAAAACGCGGAGCGGCTGACCAGGAAGCTCCAGGAGCAGGGGATAGAGGCCTTCTACTTCAAGCGGGAGAACGGCATCTACGCCGTCCGCTTCGGGGATTTCCCCCGCCGGGAGGAGGCCCGCAAGGTGGCCCAGAAGCTGGTGAAGGAGCATACCATCGGCTCCTACTTCATCGCGCCGCCGCAGCCCGACCGCACCGTCCTGGTACGGGAGACCGTGATCGAGAAGACACCCGCTCCCTCCATCACCAAACCGGCCAAGCCCGTGCCTCCGGGCAAGAAGAAAGAGGAGCCGGTTAAGCGCGACCGCGGTGACATGGGCAACATCGCCGCCCGCACGGCCGAGCGCTTCGTCGGCATCCCGTACCGTTGGGGCGGGGACACCGTGGTCGACGGCATGGACTGCAGCGGTTTCGTGCGCGCGGTCTACAACCTGTGCGGCATCAACATCCCGCGCACCTCGCGCGAGCAGTACCGGGTGGGGGATGCCGTCGGGCGCGAGGAACTAAAAGACGGTGACCTGGTCTTCTTCGGCGCCTCCGCCGACGAGATCAACCACGTCGGCATCTTCGTCGGCAACGGCCGTTTCGTCCATGCCCCGCGCCGCGGCGACGACATCAAGGTGAGCTCCATGGACGACACGTATTTCCAGAAGCGGTTTGTCGGAGCAAAGCGCTATTTTTAA